The Aedes aegypti strain LVP_AGWG chromosome 1, AaegL5.0 Primary Assembly, whole genome shotgun sequence sequence ATGTTATTTTAGTGCAAGGAGGAAGGAATGACGATGTAGGGTTTTATGGgagggaatttgaattcaaattttatttacagatttcatattttatagtaAGGGAATAGTTATATACAAGTATTTACAACTTTTATAGTAAGGGgataattatttacaaaaaaagacaaaatataaacaaagaataaatatttacgtaagaaaaagaagaaaattaatattgggACCTATCTCAGAGGTAACACCacacaccatttgttcatcgattttaaatcggcctatgatacaattGAACGAGAAAAgttatggcagattatgcacgaatacggttttccggacaaactgataacagtgatcaaggcgacgatggagcgacTGATGTACGTGGTCCGAGTATCAGGGAGACTCTCGAGTCCTGTGCTGTTCAATATTACGTTAGAGGGTGAGATAAGAAGAACGGGGTGGACATGAGTGGCACGATCTTCAGAAAGGTCTTTCAGCTACTtagtttcgccgacgacattgatattgttgcacaCTGGTGGGCTGTGCATGTAATGGGAATGTCGGATAACAACCCGATGAAAACTGGTTCTTGAAAACAATctgaccggcacaagacgacgtgatGCGCAGctagcaagatgggtcgatcaagcagaggacgatctgcggatcCTTCGCAGAAAACGTTACTGGCGATATGCAGCCATGGACTGAGTCGAATGAAGATGTCTCCTAcggcagaggccacccaggccttagcctgactggtaaggtaagttAGGCCACATCCAGTACATTCTAAATGGTCCaatactcttcatttataatgttgaatatcagccGTCCTGGCCAGTGACCCTcctgaataactccggccacaggaacattcacGAGTATCTGATGCCTTTTTTAGGAACTAGATCTGGAATCTAATATTAAAGCCGTCACTTTCGTTTTTGTTTGCCTCGGCCACGGGGTGAAGGTTGGTTACGGCCCGGAGTTTGATTGATTGATTCAATGCTAAAGTTAATCAAGTATTTTACAATACTTAGGTTGGCTTCGAGACCTAGATTTTTCAATTGATATAACTTTTTGGAGCAAGGACTTCTTTAGCCAATACTAGTTCAGGCAGATGGATATGTTTACAATAGATAAAATGTGTAATATTTgagtttatatttatttttccgTTTGTATTAAATCACACACATACAAGCTTCAGCAAAGTGTATATTCTAATATTCAATATAATAAGTTCAATTCCCCTTACGTATCGTGAACTAATCCATCGATTAGGTTCTTACATGCAATCATGTAATTCTGTTCAATTATCGTATCTATCAAAAATGAATGCGCCGTAGTATATCATGTATCATAGTATAGACATCATACGCCGCTCTGAATGTTCCAGGTTTTTGGTGTCCCGGAGCgtttaagttttgattttctttacaTTACATTAACTCTTAATGATGcacttttgtttttttgttgtttcaggCTTTCGCTGCTTTTGGTTTGCGTTGGCGGGGCTCCAGGCGGATCTGGAAGCCTTCCTCTCGTTTCAGAATGATATCAGCCTGTAGTTTGAAGTCTTCTTCTTTGAGGTCTGAGATGACGCGGAAGTTTCGCAAAATGGTGGAAAGGATGACCTTCAGCTTCAGCATAGCGTACTTGCGACCTGGTTTTcgaaagaaaaatgtaaattgTTAATGAAAAACTTAGATAGTTGCTTAAATTGAGTAACTTACCAACACAACTTCTGGGTCCGGCTGAGAATGGAACGAATGCATAATAGTGGCGGTTGGCCTGTCTTTCAGGGAGGAAGTTGTCGGGATCAAACACATTGGGATTCGGGTAGATTGTTTCAAGTCGATGCAATTTGTATGTAGCGACGACGATAGTGGCGCCAGATGGTACAACTAAATCGCTGGATGCCAGCTTCAAGTCCTGTTTCAGAGATCTTGCAATAATTGGTACTGGAGGATACATTCGCAGCGTTTCCATCAAGCATCGCTCAAGATATTTCATCTCCAAAGTATCCTGGAAGGTAGCCGGTCGATCCGAGTCTCCGAAAATGTCGTCCAATTCTTGGATGACTTTGTCTTGAATGTGCTGGTGGATACCCATCATCGAAAGGAAGAAGCTACTTCCGGCTGCAGTCGTGTCGTGTCCTTCAAACATAATAGTGTCGActtgatttttgatttcttcATCCGAGATCAAAGCACCGTTTTCTGCGCTTTCTAACAGCAGATCAAGGAATGCCAATCGCTTCTTCTCTCCGACATCATTTTCATCGACGTCCAAATCATCCTTCAGATTAGCCGACTGACCAAACGATAGTCCTTCCACGCTATTGGTGTTGATGTTGGATTTCGGTTTTTCAAATTCAGCCGTCTTGATGGAAGTTGTGGCCAGCGATCCTCGTGTTCCGGTAGCAAAGGCGGCCTTCTTGTTACGGATGACCTTGCGGGTCAAGCTGTGGATGGTGTCCAGGAGTTTAACCTGACGCTTGGCATACTGGGACATGTTGAAGAAGAGGTCCGGGTAGAGCCACATCTTACGATGACGCAGATGCAGGATGTCGCACATCTTCATTACAGCCATGGCGTAATCGAATCCGGATTGGTCCTGAGTTTTCTTGGAAACTCCCATGGCGGTTTCTGTGGAAAAAGAAGAAAGATAGTAAAAATATACAATCAAAAAATTGGTTTATTTGGAGTAAGACAAGTTTTGAACCATAACTGAGACTACGATGAGTTCATGAAATATCAGGGTGGAAGGGCTTGTTAAGTTTATCAGGGGGACCAGCCCCCTTTCCCAGAAATTTATCATAATATTGGATAcgaaataagaaaaatatatatggaATAAGCTTAGTCATGCAGAACAATCTTATGGGTGGCAGTTCAAAAAGAATAAAGTACAGGcattgcagatttttttttacaattctacactgttacttcaatagggcctaactGACATGAGAGATTTCTCCTTATCGATCATCTCTTTCGCAAATAACTCCACTGAATTAgataaatttgtaatatttcttgttaatGAAGCATAACGTAGTGACTCTTCATTCCacagcacaaaaatatgttacgaAAAAATAGAAAAGAAGTTTTGTGCAATAACGCAAAGAGAGCTGATTATGCAGATAaacctttataaaaaaaaatgctgaattgATTTCGACGCACGATCAAAGCGAGCGAAAAAAAACATCGCATTTGTATCGGTCCATGACCGACAATgattcgcaagttgtaacaagcttgataaaaagCAGCTGCGAGAgggccccaaagagagagcgatgctGTTTCACTTTaatggcatgataaacaatccccgaaatCCTATAGCAATGGtgcccccaggcttggagcttgtttagatgggtctTATCATGTACTGTTATCTCCTCGGtacaatcagagctgtagcggtagacgataaacagacaCTCATGATGTGTCATTATTGTTACAgcgagcgataagtgagagatactctcaattttatcagaatttgaCCCCTGATAATATAAAATACTTTTCTGATGTTTTGTTTTCCGGCTGTTATTTCATACCAAAATTATTTTGGTTCTCGTAATACAGCATCTTCAGGAAGTTATTCTGAAAACCCCTCAAAGAATTTTGTGAAACAGTTTTAAAACATccgccagaaattcctctttttatatttttttaggtagattttttccagaaatattcCCGCATTCGATTGTTCGACATTTCCCAGATATCCATTCTCCAGAATGACATttcccagaacgccattccccagaaatccattcccctgAATGGTTAGTACAAAACCCATATCAAAAAGTATCCTGGTGCTGGATCAAAATTACACATATGATAGTTTGAAAGCGATTTAAAACTGACTTCTGATAATAAGATCCATATTCAATATTCTATCATACAGATTTTTAGTGAAATTATCTCACAAGTTTTCTGGGAAAATGGTCCCACAAGACATTTTCTCAAGACGCATATTGTAGCCATAGtagattatacaccgttttacatagccgatcagcatgaaaccttttgtgttcagtagatcacgtTCACATGATAGTGTTACATTCATTTACACGtccgaattgattcaaaacataagcgaaataaatcattttccttataatttcaaCTCCTATACACCATATTTGAGCTGGGTACTCCTAATTTGATACTAATAAAATACGGCTtctcatataatttttattgacattctctcttaggctggccaaacctggtgcttttaccctacttgGAAAGAAAAAATCCAGTAAGAAAACCGATTCAAATGTAGTAAGATTTCACCTCGATAAATGGCAGAGTTCAGTAAAATGGTCCCTTACAAATCTTCCCGTGAGAGCATTTTTTTGGAAACGCCCTCAAGAAACTCCATCGAAAACTGGAAAGAAATTCCATCGAACCACAAAACATACTTCGATTACTCGCTTAGGTGCTACTAGAACTCGTACTTCATAACTCTTTCAATATTGTactagaaaaaatataatattcgtACTGTAACAATAATCACCAAGactgaattgttaaaaaaaatagtttaatttaaAGAATGGAAACAAAAGTTCCCATAAAGAGGTTCCAATTTAGGCAAAGACGAAATATAGACCTCCATATTCCTAACAGTTGCTTAacattttatggcacataaagtaatagagcaaaatctagatctgccaaacttgggtaccttttgcagtaccaagggatcAAATGAAGTACTAGAAGTTCTGAACCCGACTACTATGTCTCTATCCGTCTCTGGTTCAGGCCTTTTCATATGACAGATCCGTCGATGCGTTTGTTTACACCGGTGCAAACACGtggctgtcatttccatagaagcactgtcaaagagcttcctgATCATGCGATATATcgaataatatttccaaatttTAGTCTATTTTGCTGGaaattcgccaaaattcatcgatagtgatagtaaaataatcaaacaatttccaacaacttcaaaaattgctctcGGTTGAACTACGTATAAAGAATTCACAACACTTTCATAACATTTTAGttgtctgtattttttttttcgaagaatttgCAGCCTGTTTCAAACAATTCATTTAATTGATTTGGCAGAAAtatcctccaaaaaatcttcagtTTTCATCGATAAATcttaatttacttcaaaatacAGAAAATGTGAAGAATATTAATATATCTTctgtctatataaataaaaatggagtggtgtttgtatgtcacgaaataagtTGAGAACGGATGAACGGAGTGGCGTCAGTTTTTCACAGTTGCATACGGCAagagatgcgacgtgttcgtgtgacaaaaaaagtttgggaaagtctccggaataatcgagAAAACCGGAGAAGACTAAtttgtcattttatatgggggattacatgacgttttacaacagccaatttgatggcaagacgaagtttgccgggaccactagtttagatataaattttgattcatcttcatttGATGTATATCCAACTTTTGGTCTATTTTGAGAAAGTACGCGGAGATAtaataaaacattgaaaaatcatagctttGTACTGCAGAAAACTTTCaactaattatttttttgtctaTTGTGTCGCAAAACACGGGGTTAAGGGATGGTGCATCcggaaagtttgggaacctatgggCTAGAATGTCACCACAAATCTAACGCTATTAGTGCTTAAGTGCTTTCACAAATTCCGTGAGAAATCTTCAATCATTCTGACAAgatttcatcatatttttgaattcaatGTTTATTGATTTACTGTTAgcgtagcgttagcgtagttacggtatacttcgtagattatATACGTACTATGtacatgtttctttttaataatctcatcctgactactttcaggaacaaggcaggggagtatgccttgttcaaatcataaacaagaatactaaaagcatgaatatcactattcccggccacgcccatctttaccgtaacttgggataggggaaagaaatgttgatgtagcacttacttaatgagagcaaaattacggattacggtgaaatttcaccgtaatctcaacagctaaaggttcggtgaaaaatcaccgaacaatctgtaaaatagttgaacaaaatcataaagaaaaacaagaaaatggttcgaccgggaattgaactccTGACCTACCAATCAGGAAGCAGGTTTGCTAAAACTAAACCAGCTTTCACTGCTTGttagtggtgtgcaaaaactgaaacaaaaggaagttcatgcctgccagagcggctgTCACAGGATTTCACAGCAGTTCggtgaaaaaaatgcttttacCGAACTGCTCGTTAGTATTTtacagggttacagtaaaatggtttgtttcacggattttttttttcggtaaaatagtagatttcatcgattttctccggtaaaatagctgatttcacggattttgtcggtaaaatagtagatttcacaggaaaatctgtgTTTTTATTGTTAACAGTTCATATtcagtgatttatttcacaggatactgcgatttattttaagtgtgtaggcATACTTTTGTAGGTTATCTGTAGATACTTTTCCAGAAATAATAAAGACAAGagttttctctagaaaatcgAATTAAAAACGttctaaataatttcaaatttaaaacatgtttgtttgtCTTTTCGTTAGTCCATTTTCAATCATTAGTCCTGTGGAAATCCCAGagagaattgtaaaaaaatccaGGCATATTTATGAACGGTTTCTTCGAAAGCAAATTCCTGGATAATACAACAAAAAGTAATTGAGAAAGCGCTTTATAAAAATCTCTTAGTTTTGAAGAGTGGGTTATTGAAATAGATTTGTTAAGAAATATTATAACCTTCCGGCTGTAACGCGATTTTTTGTAACTGTACTTTGTAAAACACCCTTGGCTTTTCTGGTTCAACTAGCGATCTAAATTAAATATAGATCCTGACCTCTCAGGATctcgaccacttagaaagatggcgtcttcgacaaagttgttcagtaattcaaggactatcattgttcaggctgattgattcaaaattttgctaccaggcagcgctagtgagcatgaaacatttgttttgctaaTATTTCAGGAGCCCAACCAtatagaaagatggtgtcttcgggagagttgttcagtagctcaaagactatcTTCGTTTAAGCCTTGAAATTCGAGAttgactagaataatgatagcccttgaactactgaacagctttgccagaaacgccatctttctaaatggccagaatccccaaaatcaaaagttttatgcTGCGAAGgatcatactgtaaataaaaactctcgaatacattttggtttggtgtctttgttgaaaaattaaagcaCATAAATTataactgttgtacaaaatacaacagcgctacagcccgaaggttaagaaAGTTTTGGTGGAAATCTCGAAAaggttcttgaagaaataaatgCAATAAAAGGATAAATTCCTGTTGGATTCCAATATTAAATTTATGGAGGATCGCTCAGTTAAATAgtggaattccttcaataaaCTCTCTTTCTAATGAAAAATTCAGCATGAGTCAATGGCAAGGAAATTTCCTATACAAATctgaatttaaagaaaaatctggaagaattcttggacatACGTTCGAAAGAATAGCTAACAGTgttctttgagaatttcttatattttttttctgaagcgataaatggaagaatctctgaagaaattcatagaaTTATCTCTTgagatatttttggagaaatgcaATCGAAATATAACTAATTGAATTCCATGTACCATCCTGTAAGATTATCTGCAGAGAATTATAGAGAAATGCCAGGAAGTATCTGCATCAATTGAAAACTGATtgtcagtgatgcattttgaactgaaagcgagccaaaaatgaacggagcgcgttcaaattttgcacgagaacgcagtaaacattgaactctcgAGCCAGAGCCTGTCGCTGCTCTTGAACGGCCCGTTCAGATCGCAGTGTATTACAATGGCAATCAAAGCATGGGTTTAGGTTTATGCCtggaaaatatttcatgaatTGATTATAAGTTGAATTCAATTATAATAAACATAGCATTTCTTGCTTTGAGCACCTTCAAAACAACTTTGGCACGTTAAGATGACGTGAAATCTGGCAAACCCGTCTGcgttcaattttctgctctctAGCGTTCAAATTTTCGAACTGAACACggagcaagcctacttgatcactccgttctgaaaattgaactggaacgcgaactgaatgcgttcaaatgcatcactgctgaTTGTAGGCATTATTGGATAATTTTCTGAATAATCTACGGTGTTACCTGTTAAGAAACTCTGAGTAGAATGCCTGCAGAATATGTACTTCCtagattttcaggaaaattctTTGAACTTCTAAGTTTCTTAAGACATTTGCAaacaaatcacaaaaaaaagcgTTTCTTAAAATAATCTTGAAAGAATTATTGCTAAAAATTCCTGTACGATGTGAGACTAACCAATAAATCCACGGAAAACACAGAATGTACAATAGCCAAAcctttacataaaatattaaattttcaaacatctctaACACTAAAATACGCTGGGTcaccttcagaaaaaaaatcctagccaTGCCAATGACAATCTAtatacaaatttgaaaacacTCGTACTAATTGAGAGGAATTGGGAAAAGGGGGatataaaataaacaatttttgtgatatGTAGCTAAAACTTTTCAACTGTGGCAGAACTTCACGAAAGATAGTGGAAAACTTCAATTTTGTTCAGTGGGTATTATGATTCAAGTGATGGAAAATTTCAGTTTCATTTCAGAAGAATtaaactgatcaatgttttcCGAATAGATAAATTATCAAACGGATAAGATCACTAATTATGTACATCCTAATGAATATGGAAAGGCTCAGTTCACCATAATTACCGATGTGGGTCGCTCAAGACCAACGACTTGTTCTGAAACTGGTCGGAGTAACGGCAACTATTTGCCAACGGACTAAGCAGGGAAATGACCATAACCGATGTTGAGATATTCATTCATCAAACACGGCATCTGAACCGCTTCCAGTGCCGCCTGAACCTGTCTCTGAAACATTGACAAAGTTACACACAGATTGCCTCAGACACGTTCGCCAAATTGCCCATATGGGCTCGACGTCGTTGTAATTAAAAGCAAAAGGGAACCGATTATCGACGCCAATTTCGATTTTCCATTGCGACAGCGGCATTGGAAACACGTGAACGacaagaagaagcagaagaaatTGCATAAGGAAAGGCATCTCGCGGCATGCAGAAATGCATTGGTGGCGGCGGCGCCGACGCGTCACTATGGGCAGTTTTCTTATAGACTGGTGGCCAAAAACAGTTTTGTCGTCTTATGTCTTATTAATGAGTTTTGTGATAGAGtgggtgttcccttagtagacagtcccattatcagggaagtcaaggaaatttccattacgaaaagatcctggacagaccgggaatcaaacccagacccttcagcatggctttgctttatagccgcggactctaaccactcggctaaggaaggccactTTAATACCTAGTGTTTGCATTGAATTTTctctttttcttaaaaactctaactttggCATACTGTatcaacaaaatatcaaaagatcTCGCCCGATTTCAGGAATAtcctaatagaagtatttactaTGGAATTATGAgcaagaaaaacctatcagaacaagaaaatttttcaattttatgtctCCCTGATCGCCCATTGTGCGCGTTGGTGGATAAGCCAGACCAGACTTGACGTCGTCCATATGTAAACCAGTCCTGTCCCCAGAACTGCGGTGATGGTCGCCGTCGTCGCGTGTTCCCCATGACTGAGAAAAAAAGCCAACCACTTTTCAAACGCACAGCTGATTGCGACAGAAAGTGAATAAGTGTCTCGAGAAGAAAAACGAGTTTTCATTTGGTTTGGCTCTGCCTGCCAGCCTGCCTGCCATTTGCGCACATGGTTGTTTGTCGTTCTATATGCAGTGCGCCAAAAGAATATGGAAAGAGCTGCAGGCGAACCTCGGCAAATCCGTGGAAAAATTATGCAACTTAGACTTGATAggcaattgtaaaaaaattctaaCCGTAGGCCTTGCCAATGGCTATTAAAGGCGTGTGGATTTGCTGAAATCCGCGATGCACATGGTTCGCATGTCACCTTCTAACATCCATCGTTGTTAATCGATCATGCAAACTTAGTATACACGACAAATCAtaaataagaaatgaatattCTTAATTACTTCCAGCGAAGTGCTGTACGGAGTACTTCCATGGAAAGGTCCAGCGGCTGGATTGAAGCTTTTTAGCTCATACTTGCGTAATGGAGGATTTTTAGAACTGGAGGCAGGGGTGGTAAACAATAATCAAGTGTCACTAGTGGCTAGTAATTGCTTAGTAGAACTATCAGACGTGTTTTAATTGATAGTAAATTTCCAGGAGACAATATATTTGCATCTCTAGTCTCGTGCGGTAAACGACGTCGGAATTTCTGGATTGATGTCATTCTTTACCGTTAAATTCATAGTTAATAGTT is a genomic window containing:
- the LOC5564064 gene encoding cytochrome P450 4g15, encoding MSATVAPADPVMANANIASPMNVFYFLLAPALLLWFIYWRISRQHMLKLAEKIPGPPGLPLLGNALELIGTSHSVFRNVIEKGKDFNQVIKIWIGPKLIVFLVDPRDVELLLSSHVYIDKSPEYRFFKPWLGNGLLISTGHKWRQHRKLIAPTFHLNVLKSFIDLFNENSRLVVEKMHKEAGKTFDCHDYMSECTVEILLETAMGVSKKTQDQSGFDYAMAVMKMCDILHLRHRKMWLYPDLFFNMSQYAKRQVKLLDTIHSLTRKVIRNKKAAFATGTRGSLATTSIKTAEFEKPKSNINTNSVEGLSFGQSANLKDDLDVDENDVGEKKRLAFLDLLLESAENGALISDEEIKNQVDTIMFEGHDTTAAGSSFFLSMMGIHQHIQDKVIQELDDIFGDSDRPATFQDTLEMKYLERCLMETLRMYPPVPIIARSLKQDLKLASSDLVVPSGATIVVATYKLHRLETIYPNPNVFDPDNFLPERQANRHYYAFVPFSAGPRSCVGRKYAMLKLKVILSTILRNFRVISDLKEEDFKLQADIILKREEGFQIRLEPRQRKPKAAKA